Proteins encoded by one window of Candidatus Zymogenus saltonus:
- a CDS encoding ABC transporter ATP-binding protein encodes MSFIVYRGIEKAFDEKVIYRGLDLSINRGETITIIGGSGSGKSVLLKMMIGLIMPDRGEIIVDKTNIVELSKEELVKVRSRIGMLFQGGALFDSINVGENVAYGLKMHTEMSDKKIEKKVSRCLEMVGLSGIEGMMPVDLSGGMKKRVALARAIAYDPEIILYDEPTTGLDPTNANRINNLIIEMQKLLKVTSVVVTHDMNSAFSVSDRMAMLYRGKIEVVGTTNEIKKSKEPLVNDFIRGNIGEL; translated from the coding sequence ATGTCGTTTATAGTCTACAGAGGAATAGAGAAGGCGTTCGATGAGAAGGTTATATACCGGGGGCTCGACCTCTCCATCAACAGAGGGGAAACGATAACCATAATCGGCGGCAGCGGATCGGGCAAGAGCGTGCTGCTCAAGATGATGATAGGCCTGATAATGCCGGACAGGGGGGAGATAATTGTCGACAAGACGAACATCGTCGAACTCTCAAAGGAGGAGCTCGTAAAGGTGCGGAGCAGGATAGGGATGCTATTTCAGGGGGGCGCTCTCTTCGATTCGATAAACGTCGGGGAGAACGTTGCCTACGGCCTAAAGATGCACACGGAGATGTCGGATAAGAAGATAGAAAAGAAGGTCTCCCGCTGTCTTGAAATGGTGGGGCTTTCCGGAATCGAGGGGATGATGCCGGTAGACCTGTCGGGGGGGATGAAAAAGAGGGTGGCCTTGGCCCGCGCCATCGCCTACGACCCGGAGATCATCCTCTACGACGAGCCCACGACGGGGCTCGACCCGACAAATGCAAACAGGATCAACAACCTGATAATAGAGATGCAAAAACTGCTCAAGGTGACGTCTGTTGTGGTAACCCACGATATGAACTCGGCCTTTTCCGTCTCCGACAGGATGGCCATGCTCTACAGGGGAAAGATAGAGGTCGTGGGGACGACAAATGAAATCAAAAAGTCGAAAGAACCGCTGGTCAACGACTTTATTCGTGGAAATATTGGAGAGCTCTAA
- a CDS encoding 3-isopropylmalate dehydratase small subunit, which produces MLKGRAFVFGDDISTDHIAPGRHFHLRSNLPELAKHVLEDVYPGFHEKISTGDFIVAGNNFGLGSSREHAPRIIKLAGVGAVIAKSFARIFFRNAINVGLPVIMADTGNIKEGDEIEVDLNSGIVRDITVGFELEFPPLPDVMQTILRDGGLVDHINKHGDIKTG; this is translated from the coding sequence ATTTTAAAGGGGAGGGCCTTTGTGTTCGGTGACGACATCTCCACCGACCACATCGCCCCCGGAAGACATTTCCATTTAAGGTCAAACCTCCCGGAGCTCGCAAAGCACGTTTTGGAGGACGTGTACCCCGGTTTCCATGAAAAGATCTCCACCGGCGACTTCATCGTTGCCGGAAACAACTTCGGCCTCGGGTCTTCCAGAGAGCACGCCCCGAGGATAATCAAACTTGCCGGGGTGGGGGCGGTGATCGCCAAGTCGTTTGCCAGGATATTTTTCAGAAACGCCATAAACGTGGGGCTCCCCGTGATTATGGCCGATACGGGAAACATCAAGGAGGGGGATGAGATCGAGGTGGACCTTAACAGCGGGATCGTAAGGGACATAACGGTCGGTTTCGAGCTCGAGTTCCCGCCCCTTCCCGATGTCATGCAGACGATCCTGAGAGACGGCGGGCTGGTCGACCATATAAACAAGCACGGGGATATCAAGACCGGATAG
- a CDS encoding MCE family protein, which yields MAKKTIQEIRVGLFIFVGLALAFILVFSIGSEKHLFEEQYTLYAHFKDVGGLRAGAPVRLAGVDVGTVSVVSFPTDLEKKLIDVELKINTDVKKRIRADSVASIKTKGVLGDKYIAVTMGSPAEKMLTNGERLESEESVELFNYLERADKIVDNTLSITESLDTFLKPIKDKKSGENVARILKSADEIVTEVKEGEGSLHTIIYGGKEETADTISNLDASLVSLRSILEKVDKGEGTLGALVNDPTAYEDLKILLGGANRSKVIKSVVNYSIQKKKREIEREEKKDK from the coding sequence ATGGCAAAGAAGACTATACAGGAAATAAGGGTGGGTCTGTTTATCTTCGTGGGCCTTGCCCTCGCGTTCATCTTGGTTTTTTCCATCGGGAGCGAAAAACACCTCTTCGAGGAACAATACACCCTTTACGCCCACTTCAAGGACGTGGGGGGGCTGAGGGCCGGGGCCCCGGTGAGGCTCGCCGGGGTGGATGTGGGCACCGTTTCGGTGGTGTCGTTTCCGACAGATCTCGAAAAGAAACTGATAGACGTTGAGCTAAAGATAAATACGGACGTGAAAAAGAGGATAAGGGCCGACAGCGTGGCCAGCATAAAGACGAAGGGGGTTCTGGGGGATAAATACATCGCTGTTACCATGGGGAGTCCCGCTGAAAAGATGTTGACGAACGGCGAGCGTCTTGAGTCGGAAGAATCGGTGGAGCTCTTCAACTATCTGGAGCGCGCGGACAAGATCGTAGACAACACGCTTTCCATCACCGAGTCCCTGGACACGTTTCTCAAACCGATCAAGGACAAGAAATCGGGTGAAAACGTCGCCAGAATACTCAAATCGGCCGATGAAATCGTAACCGAGGTAAAGGAAGGGGAGGGATCGCTCCACACCATCATATACGGGGGGAAGGAAGAGACGGCCGATACCATAAGCAACCTCGATGCCTCCCTGGTAAGCCTAAGGAGCATACTGGAGAAGGTGGACAAGGGTGAGGGGACTCTCGGGGCGCTTGTAAATGACCCGACCGCCTACGAGGATCTGAAGATACTCCTGGGGGGGGCGAACCGGAGCAAGGTGATCAAGTCCGTTGTGAATTACAGCATTCAGAAGAAGAAAAGGGAAATAGAAAGGGAGGAGAAAAAGGATAAATGA
- the icd gene encoding isocitrate dehydrogenase (NADP(+)): MSKTYFNLPPLGGKIEITTDGDLIVPDDPIIPYIEGDGIGPDIWKAAVLVFDEAVMLAYKGDREIKWFEVLAGEKANEHCGEWLPQETFDAIEKYRVAIKGPLTTPIGGGIRSLNVTLRQKLDLYACIRPVKYIPGVPSPVKEPEKVDMIIFRENMEDVYAGIEWSGSSDEAKRLISILDKSFGVKIPEGSGVGIKPISEGGTKRLVRRAIKYALENDKESVTLVHKGNIMKFTEGAFRDWGYELAKEEFDDVTVTESELDGELPPGKVLIKDRIADAMFQQVLLRPSEYSVIATPNLNGDYLSDALAAQIGGLGMAPGGNVGDRCALFEATHGTAPKYAGQDKVNPGSLILSGALMLDHMGWTEAAEKIHAAISKTISQKRVTYDLERQMYGATLHSCSGFAETIVENMAE; this comes from the coding sequence ATGTCCAAGACCTATTTCAATTTGCCCCCATTGGGAGGCAAAATAGAGATTACTACCGACGGGGACCTTATCGTCCCCGATGACCCGATCATACCTTATATTGAGGGGGACGGCATCGGCCCCGACATATGGAAGGCCGCGGTCCTCGTGTTCGACGAGGCGGTGATGCTCGCCTACAAGGGCGACAGGGAGATTAAGTGGTTCGAGGTATTGGCCGGGGAAAAGGCCAACGAGCACTGCGGGGAGTGGCTGCCGCAGGAGACCTTCGATGCCATAGAGAAGTATCGGGTGGCGATAAAGGGCCCACTGACCACTCCAATCGGCGGCGGGATAAGGAGCCTTAACGTGACGCTGCGCCAAAAGCTCGACCTCTACGCATGCATCAGGCCGGTCAAGTATATCCCAGGGGTGCCGTCGCCCGTCAAGGAGCCGGAAAAGGTGGACATGATCATCTTCAGGGAAAATATGGAGGACGTCTACGCCGGGATAGAGTGGAGCGGCTCCTCGGATGAGGCGAAGAGGCTTATATCGATCCTCGACAAGAGCTTCGGCGTCAAGATCCCGGAAGGCTCCGGCGTAGGGATAAAGCCTATCAGCGAGGGGGGCACCAAACGCCTTGTGAGAAGGGCCATTAAGTACGCCCTCGAAAATGATAAAGAGAGCGTGACCCTGGTCCACAAGGGGAACATCATGAAGTTCACCGAGGGCGCCTTTCGGGACTGGGGCTACGAGCTGGCAAAAGAGGAGTTCGACGACGTGACGGTAACAGAGTCGGAGCTCGACGGCGAGCTTCCCCCGGGGAAGGTTCTCATCAAGGACAGGATAGCGGACGCGATGTTTCAGCAGGTCCTCCTGAGGCCCTCCGAATACTCAGTTATAGCGACCCCGAACCTCAACGGCGACTACCTCTCCGACGCCCTGGCGGCCCAGATAGGGGGCCTTGGGATGGCGCCGGGGGGAAACGTGGGCGACCGGTGCGCCCTCTTCGAGGCGACCCACGGAACCGCCCCGAAGTACGCAGGCCAGGACAAGGTTAATCCCGGCTCCCTCATCCTGTCGGGCGCTTTAATGCTCGATCATATGGGATGGACGGAGGCGGCCGAGAAGATCCACGCGGCCATTTCGAAGACGATCTCCCAGAAG
- a CDS encoding ABC transporter permease: protein MKEFFETLGKWFIKAMLYLEGTTRLTLEAGKVLLTPPLNLRSAVDQIEYIGIKSMLIALITALFTGAVMALQMAFALKRFGAADFAANVLAVSLVRELGPVLTGLLVGGRVGAGITAEVGSMQVTEQIDAIKALGADPVRELVVPKTLACMIVLPILTVYADIVGILSGMVVTVIELGVEPVKYLDQVVNVLTISDFIGGLGKSFFFGIIIGIVGCYRGFTTTGGTVGVGVATTSSVVTISLSILVADFFLTKLFMLLF, encoded by the coding sequence ATGAAGGAATTTTTTGAGACATTGGGAAAGTGGTTCATAAAGGCCATGCTCTACCTCGAGGGAACTACAAGGCTCACCTTGGAGGCGGGGAAGGTGCTCTTGACTCCCCCCTTGAATCTCCGCTCGGCCGTCGACCAGATCGAATATATAGGGATAAAGTCGATGCTGATCGCCCTCATAACGGCGCTCTTTACGGGGGCGGTAATGGCGCTGCAGATGGCCTTTGCGCTTAAGAGGTTCGGGGCGGCCGATTTTGCCGCAAACGTCCTGGCCGTGTCGCTGGTCAGGGAGCTGGGTCCCGTCCTCACGGGGCTTTTAGTGGGAGGAAGGGTGGGCGCCGGGATCACCGCGGAGGTGGGCTCCATGCAGGTGACCGAGCAGATAGACGCGATAAAGGCGCTGGGGGCCGATCCGGTAAGGGAGCTCGTGGTCCCCAAGACCTTGGCCTGCATGATAGTCCTTCCCATCCTTACGGTATACGCCGATATCGTGGGAATTCTCTCCGGGATGGTCGTTACCGTAATAGAGCTGGGGGTGGAGCCGGTCAAGTATCTTGATCAGGTCGTCAATGTGCTGACGATAAGCGACTTTATCGGCGGGCTTGGGAAATCCTTCTTCTTCGGAATAATAATAGGGATCGTCGGGTGCTACCGCGGCTTCACAACCACCGGCGGGACCGTGGGAGTCGGAGTTGCCACGACATCTTCGGTCGTAACGATCTCCCTGTCGATACTTGTGGCGGACTTCTTTCTAACGAAATTATTTATGCTCCTGTTTTAG